One Glycine max cultivar Williams 82 chromosome 4, Glycine_max_v4.0, whole genome shotgun sequence DNA segment encodes these proteins:
- the LOC102667127 gene encoding myb-like protein D produces MNDIQVWNNAAFDDRGGNGNGNGNGNEDNSFFPMKTSRSSSECTKENLSPPAPNNSSKKNITATNKNPKGYGFGSDDNNNNNRNIDDEIEEIERKIHRLTTRLDALRLEKAKRGKRVVMGRVVPAKFMEPRPNAVISRKPEETPKTKVRVNNDNAWRRGMSLGPNEIAAATPATALQSRRKSCYWKIPEISEESRAKTTVGRVKKKEENLVVQVQGKKLFEKEKAKSVCESSKKGRVVASRYNSDVRKRSLPEGGSEIRVKKTWEIPKNGREEATAGAVVLPKIKTTKCVNESPRDSGAAKRVAELVGKRPYFSTDEKDVCQILNFAEEEEESQ; encoded by the coding sequence ATGAACGACATTCAAGTGTGGAACAACGCCGCGTTCGACGACCGCGGCGGCAACGGCAACGGCAACGGCAATGGCAACGAAGACAACTCCTTCTTCCCGATGAAGACTTCTCGGTCTTCCTCCGAGTGCACCAAAGAAAACCTGAGCCCGCCCGCACCCAATAATTCCTCCAAGAAAAACATCACCGCCACAAATAAAAACCCCAAGGGTTACGGTTTCGGTTCCGAcgataacaacaacaataacaggAACATTGACGACGAGATCGAAGAAATCGAGCGCAAGATCCATCGTCTCACCACGCGCCTCGACGCGCTCCGCCTGGAGAAGGCGAAGCGGGGGAAGCGCGTGGTGATGGGCAGAGTCGTCCCCGCGAAGTTCATGGAGCCGAGGCCAAACGCCGTCATTTCAAGAAAACCCGAAGAAACGCCGAAGACGAAGGTTAGGGTTAATAACGATAATGCGTGGCGGCGAGGGATGAGTCTTGGACCAAATGAGATTGCTGCGGCGACGCCGGCCACCGCCTTGCAGAGTCGCCGGAAATCGTGCTACTGGAAGATTCCGGAGATCAGCGAGGAATCGAGGGCGAAAACCACCGTTGggagagtgaagaagaaagaggaaAATTTGGTGGTTCAGGTTCAGGGGAAGAAGCTGTTTGAGAAGGAGAAAGCGAAATCGGTGTGTGAGAGTAGCAAGAAGGGGAGGGTGGTGGCGAGTAGGTATAATAGTGATGTGAGGAAGAGGTCGTTACCGGAGGGAGGGAGTGAGATTAGGGTTAAGAAGACGTGGGAGATTCCGAAGAATGGCAGAGAAGAGGCGACAGCGGGGGCAGTGGTGCTTCCGAAGATTAAGACGACGAAGTGTGTGAATGAAAGTCCCAGAGATTCCGGTGCAGCGAAAAGAGTTGCTGAGTTGGTTGGAAAGAGGCCTTATTTCAGCACTGATGAGAAAGATGTTTGTCAGATTCTGAATTTTgctgaagaggaagaagaaagccAATGA
- the LOC100499800 gene encoding 40S ribosomal protein S19, protein MATARTVKDVSPHEFVKAYSSHLKRSGKMELPEWTDIVKTARFKELAPYDPDWYYVRAASMARKIYLRGGLGVGAFQRIYGGSKRNGSRPPHFCKSSGAIARHILQQLQNMNIIELDTKGGRKITSSGRRDLDQVAGRIVVAP, encoded by the exons ATGGCCACTGCAAGGACTGTGAAGGATGTTTCACCTCATGAGTTCGTTAAGGCGTACTCCTCTCACCTCAAGCGATCCGGCAAG ATGGAGCTGCCAGAGTGGACTGATATTGTGAAAACTGCAAGATTTAAGGAGTTGGCTCCTTATGATCCTGACTGGTACTATGTCAGAGCTG CTTCCATGGCAAGAAAGATCTACTTGAGAGGAGGACTTGGTGTTGGTGCCTTTCAGAGGATTTATGGTGGGAGCAAGAGGAATGGTAGTCGCCCTCCTCATTTTTGCAAGAGCAGTGGTGCCATTGCTCGTCACATTCTTCAACAGTTGCAGAACATGAACATCATTGAACTGGACACCAAGGG TGGCAGGAAAATCACTTCCAGTGGCCGACGGGATCTTGACCAAGTGGCTGGACGCATTGTGGTTGCACcatga